The proteins below come from a single Cervus canadensis isolate Bull #8, Minnesota chromosome 2, ASM1932006v1, whole genome shotgun sequence genomic window:
- the LOC122437179 gene encoding succinyl-CoA:3-ketoacid coenzyme A transferase 2, mitochondrial-like, which yields MAALRLLASVLRRRVPAGRSGRALAKGGACGFACSARARARFYTDPVKAVRDITDGSRIMIGGFGLCGIPENLIGALLKTRVKDLTVVSSNVGVENFGLGLLLGTKQITRIICSYLGENSLCEHQYLAGELELEITPQGTLAERIRAGGAGVPAFYTPTAYGTLVQEGGAPIRYLPDGHIAILSQPREVREFHGQHYLLEHAITADFALVKGWKADWAGNVIFRASARNFNVPMCKAARTSVVEVEEIVDVGSFAPEDIHVPNIYVDRIIQGEKYEKRIERLTVRKEDDEICKSSDNIRTRIIKRAALEFEDGMYANLGIGIPLLAPNYISPNITVHLHSENGILGLGPFPLKEEVDADLINAGKQTVTLLPGGCFFSSDESFAMIRGGHINLTLLGAMQVSKYGDLANWMIPGRKVKGMGGAMDLVSSSKTRVVVTMEHCNKANEPKIVEKCTMPLTGKRCVDRIITEKAVFDVHKKTGLTLIELWEGLTVEDIKKSTGSPFAISPNLRPMQQVKM from the coding sequence ATGGCGGCTCTGCGGCTCTTGGCGTCTGTGCTCAGGCGGCGGGTCCCCGCCGGCCGCTCGGGGCGCGCGCTGGCGAAGGGTGGCGCCTGCGGCTTCGCCTGCAGCGCCCGCGCGCGCGCCAGGTTCTACACGGACCCGGTGAAGGCCGTGAGAGACATCACTGACGGCTCGAGGATCATGATCGGGGGCTTCGGGCTCTGCGGGATCCCAGAGAACCTGATAGGGGCGCTGCTGAAGACCCGCGTGAAGGACTTGACCGTGGTCAGCAGCAACGTGGGGGTGGAGAACTTCGGTCTCGGCCTTTTACTGGGGACCAAGCAGATCACCCGCATCATCTGCTCCTACCTGGGGGAGAACTCGCTCTGTGAGCACCAGTACCTGGCAGGCGAGCTGGAGCTGGAGATCACGCCCCAGGGCACCCTGGCCGAGCGCATCCGCGCGGGGGGCGCCGGTGTGCCCGCCTTCTACACCCCCACGGCCTACGGGACCTTGGTCCAGGAGGGAGGCGCACCCATCAGGTACTTACCGGACGGCCACATCGCCATCCTCAGCCAGCCCAGGGAGGTGAGGGAGTTTCATGGGCAGCACTACCTGCTGGAGCATGCCATCACCGCCGATTTTGCTTTGGTGAAAGGCTGGAAGGCCGACTGGGCAGGAAATGTCATCTTCAGGGCCAGCGCCAGGAACTTCAACGTGCCCATGTGCAAAGCTGCCAGAACCTCCGTGGTGGAGGTTGAAGAAATTGTGGATGTGGGGTCCTTTGCCCCAGAAGACATCCATGTTCCTAACATTTATGTAGATCGCATTATACAGGgggaaaaatatgagaaaagaattgaGCGTTTAACCGTCCGGAAAGAGGATGATGAAATATGCAAGTCTTCAGATAACATAAGGACACGGATCATCAAGCGGGCAGCTCTTGAATTTGAGGACGGCATGTACGCCAATCTGGGCATCGGCATCCCTCTCCTGGCCCCCAACTACATCAGCCCCAACATCACCGTGCACCTTCACAGTGAGAATGGGATCTTGGGCTTGGGTCCCTTTCCACTAAAAGAGGAGGTGGACGCGGACCTCATCAACGCGGGCAAGCAGACAGTCACCCTTCTTCCCGGGGGCTGTTTTTTCTCCAGCGATGAATCATTTGCCATGATTCGGGGGGGACACATCAACCTGACCTTGCTGGGAGCCATGCAGGTTTCCAAATACGGTGACCTGGCTAACTGGATGATACCCGGCAGGAAGGTGAAAGGCATGGGGGGTGCGATGGATCTGGTGTCCAGTTCCAAGACACGCGTGGTGGTCACCATGGAGCACTGCAACAAGGCCAACGAACCCAAGATCGTGGAGAAGTGCACCATGCCGCTGACTGGGAAGCGGTGCGTGGACCGAATCATCACCGAGAAGGCCGTGTTTGACGTGCACAAGAAGACAGGACTGACCCTGATTGAGCTCTGGGAAGGCCTAACCGTGGAGGACATCAAAAAGAGCACGGGGAGCCCCTTTGCCATCTCCCCGAATCTCAGACCCATGCAGCAGGTCAAAATGTAG